The DNA sequence AATAAATATTCTTAAAAACAACATCTATGCGAAATGAGGCATTTATAAAAATGAAATAAACTTCTTTTTTCTCTTGTCTTTTCATAACATGATTATTAAAGGAGGGGATCGTTTACTGTTAATAGACTTAACATACTTTTCTCACTTTTTGTAAGAAACAAACTTTACTGTACAGAAGTAAAACGTTAAAATGAGTAGTAAGAAAATTCTAAATTTCTATTAACAAGCTGATTAATCTAAAAAACGAATAAGGAGTGGTTACTTGAAACCTTCAACTGACAGGATGATGACTAGGATAAAATCCATCTATCTTTATATTCAAAAAAGAGGAAGCGTCTCTACCAAAGAATTAGTTGAAGAATTCGGAACAACTCAGCGAACGATACAACGAGATTTAAATGTACTAGAGTATAATGACCTTGTCATTAGTCGGCAACGTGGGAAGTGGACAACTACAAATAAAAAGATTAAGGTATCATAATACCATCGTCATTTAATGAAAGCTAAACGAAACTTTTGATGCAAGGCTTCGTTTAGCTTTTATTTTGTTCTCTCAAACCTGCCACCTCTTCGTCTGTTAATTCACGATACTCTCCAAGTAATAATGATGGGTCTAATTTAAGGGGACCAATAGTTTCTCTCTTTAAGTTAATTACCTTTCTTCCAAGAGCCTGAAACATTCTTTTCACTTGATGAAATTTACCTTCTGTTATTGTTAAGAAAATCACTGTATTATCATTTCCATATGTAAGCTTGGCCGGTTTTGTTATATATCCATCGTCTAATTCAACTCCAGCTATTAAAGATGCCTCATCTGCTGATGTTAAGGGGGCATCAATATGTACACGATACGTTTTATCCACTTTTTTCTTAGGTGATGTTAACTGGTGTGCAAGTTTCCCATCATTTGTTAACAACATGAAACCTGTAGTATCCTTATCTAATCGTCCAACTGGGAAAGGATCATATAAAGCATGTTCAGTAGCCAATAAATCGACAACCGTTTTATCAGTAACATCCTCTGTAGCGGAAATAACCCCTTTTGGTTTATTCATCATAAGATAGATAAACGGCTTATATTCGATTACTTCCCCAAAAACTTCAATATGGTCTTCCGAAGGATCAATTTGCCTTTTTCCATCTTTTATTAATTCACTATTAACAGTTACCCCACCTTTTTTTAGCAAGCCCTTCACTTCTTTTCTAGAACCAAAGCCAGTATTAGATAAGAGTTTATCAATTCTCATTGGTCACTTTTCCTTTCTTTAAGAACTTGTTGGCCAAAACCACCTAATTTATTATGTAAATAAGCATGAATAACTCCGGGAATCATTTGTTTCCCTGCATGCTCAATGATCTCCTGAGAAATGTCTCTATTATTCAATTCCTCTTCAAATTCACATATCGCTTCAATGGCAATTTTAGTTGCTATCTTATTAACAAAATAAACTTCCTCCTCCTCTGCCCTAACAATATCGATCGCCCCTTTAAAAAAAGTTCTTATCGACTCCATTTCACCTACATTTGCCCTAGGTATACCGGCGAGACCTTTTCTATCCTTCATTAATTGGGTTGCCTGGGTAATGAATTTTACTGGTATGATGCTTTGTGTACGTTTTATAAGCGACTGAACATCTTTAGCTTTCCCTTTCGTCGCACAATAATATATTTTTGCATGAGGATGTAAGTCTTCCACATGCTCTTGAAGAAAGCGTGGGATCGCTTTTTCCGGTAAAAACAGCCATACTTCCTTTTCTTCATAGAAATTTTCTCGTCCTATCCATTTTATGTTTTCCCTCTTAGACTGTAATATAGCTTCCTTCGATCTAGAAAACACTTGAATAATTTGATCATTTGGTAATATTTCTATCATTGCTTTTGCTAACTGTCCGTATCCAACAAACATCGTTGTCCCCCCCATTTATATGTACACAGTTTGAAAATTCATTGTTGATTTGACTTAAGATCACTCGTTTTCCAATCCACAAGCGGGTTTTTTTTCTAATGTGTTAACCTCAAAATGTAGTGAACTGATCTACTAGTCAATGAAAGAGGGTGACTCAGAAGGTCTAATTATTACCTTTTGAGTCACCCTCTAAGCCCTGTACGGATCTCACGCAATTCCTTAAAGCCCACTATAAACAGATTCTTATAGTGGGCGCGCAGCGAGTGTAGCCATTGTCAAGATTTTCTATTGCACAGGGACACTCTCTGAACATCATATGTTCTTACATCTGTCTATATTTCTTACTCCTCTTCACCAAACATGTAGTGTTTCGTCCGAATATTGACATTTAAAGCTATACCTATTGCAATCATATTCGCCATCAAGGCGCTTCCTCCAAAGCTTATAAATGGAAGAGCTAATCCTGTTATTGGTACAAGCCCAACCGTCATCCCTATATTTTGAAATACTTGGAACACGATTAGCGCAACAACACCAGCTACTAAATAAGTGCCAAACGTATTGTTACAATTAAATGCAATAATCACTAATCTATAAAGAAGCAAAAAATAAATTACAATGAGCAGCGTAGCCCCAAAAAACCCAAAATCTTCGGCAATGGCAGTAAAAATAAAATCAGTATGCAGCTCTGGGATATCTCCACTCGCAGTTTTCACACCTTGGCCAAGACCACTTCCGTACAATTGTCCAGCACCTATTCCTTGAATTGCATGAAATAATTGATATCCATCACCTGCTATGTTAGCAGAAGGATCTAACCAAGCATAAATCCTAGATAATTGGTGTGGTTTAATAATATCAATAAAGATTTC is a window from the Evansella cellulosilytica DSM 2522 genome containing:
- a CDS encoding DeoR family transcriptional regulator; protein product: MKPSTDRMMTRIKSIYLYIQKRGSVSTKELVEEFGTTQRTIQRDLNVLEYNDLVISRQRGKWTTTNKKIKVS
- a CDS encoding pseudouridine synthase; this translates as MRIDKLLSNTGFGSRKEVKGLLKKGGVTVNSELIKDGKRQIDPSEDHIEVFGEVIEYKPFIYLMMNKPKGVISATEDVTDKTVVDLLATEHALYDPFPVGRLDKDTTGFMLLTNDGKLAHQLTSPKKKVDKTYRVHIDAPLTSADEASLIAGVELDDGYITKPAKLTYGNDNTVIFLTITEGKFHQVKRMFQALGRKVINLKRETIGPLKLDPSLLLGEYRELTDEEVAGLREQNKS